The following proteins are co-located in the Candidatus Paracaedibacter acanthamoebae genome:
- a CDS encoding anhydro-N-acetylmuramic acid kinase yields MEPIWALGLMSGTSLDGIDAALILTDGEQIYEFGESLYVPYDADFQTQLRSQLGQQFPDPQIARQSTQHHGEVVKQLLSQTNKPVKLIGYHGQSTFHAPPITVQMGDGEMLARTVGVPVVYDFRTADCAAGGQGAPLVPIYHQVLFRHKNHPLVVVNIGGVANLTYSDGEVLIAGDTGPGNALINDVMLRDFGQEFDKNGQTARVGRINPNLLQQWLQDPYFSKPFPKSLDRDHFSKFLREAQGTEGVATLTALTVHSILMGIDVLPKSPQEILVCGGGVKNKTLMALLGKKAAPLPDSEMIEAQAFAFLAVRVLRGLPTSFPTTTGCRVPVCGGRLVYPESFSTQR; encoded by the coding sequence ATGGAACCAATCTGGGCTTTGGGATTAATGAGCGGTACCTCCTTAGATGGCATTGATGCAGCTCTTATTCTTACCGATGGGGAGCAAATCTATGAGTTTGGGGAAAGTCTATACGTGCCGTATGATGCTGATTTTCAGACTCAGCTTAGATCGCAGTTAGGGCAGCAATTTCCGGATCCTCAAATTGCCCGGCAATCAACTCAGCACCATGGCGAGGTGGTTAAGCAGCTGTTGAGCCAAACAAATAAACCCGTCAAGTTAATTGGGTATCATGGCCAATCAACCTTTCATGCGCCCCCTATAACTGTGCAGATGGGGGATGGTGAGATGTTGGCGCGTACTGTTGGTGTGCCGGTAGTTTATGATTTTCGCACGGCCGATTGTGCGGCGGGAGGGCAGGGGGCTCCCCTGGTGCCCATCTATCACCAAGTCCTGTTTCGCCATAAGAACCATCCTCTCGTGGTTGTTAATATTGGAGGAGTGGCAAACCTAACTTATAGTGATGGCGAGGTATTAATTGCAGGTGACACAGGACCGGGTAATGCTCTAATCAATGATGTGATGTTGCGCGATTTTGGTCAGGAGTTTGATAAGAATGGTCAGACTGCTCGTGTAGGTCGGATTAATCCGAATTTGCTGCAACAATGGTTGCAGGATCCATATTTCAGCAAACCGTTTCCCAAATCTTTAGACAGAGATCATTTTTCCAAATTTTTAAGAGAGGCTCAGGGGACAGAGGGTGTTGCAACCCTAACCGCATTGACCGTTCACTCGATTTTGATGGGGATTGATGTGCTCCCCAAATCTCCCCAAGAAATTTTAGTTTGTGGAGGGGGTGTCAAGAATAAAACTCTGATGGCGTTATTAGGAAAAAAGGCTGCGCCATTGCCTGATTCAGAGATGATAGAGGCGCAGGCTTTTGCGTTTTTAGCGGTGCGTGTCTTGCGGGGATTGCCCACATCTTTTCCAACCACAACAGGATGTCGAGTGCCTGTCTGCGGCGGGCGGTTGGTATATCCGGAGAGTTTTTCAACCCAGCGTTGA
- a CDS encoding N-acetylmuramoyl-L-alanine amidase encodes MKKIIYTYLTTAFTLATSMAYDIINIPSENFNSRGETPIQLIVAHCVGLDLDKTLKGFAYKDTERGGLGAAPHYLIPQITAQTFIDHFSDLFNLNISLKYPHKVPVIQFVNENDRAWQAGVSCWSEFNKLPGCEKGLNSCSIGIEFHAPGYGAQAEDWFHFIPFTDAQMETGANLMLDICERHKIDKRNVWGHSDIAPWSSTQIKTDPGPLFPWQWFYINYKLGVWPISNPTSPEIGEQQSYVKERLTALGYKMSDGNEWTELDRHVVNAFRMHFMQDSYKVIYPTDENFGKIDAMLIKYLGQNFDS; translated from the coding sequence ATGAAAAAAATAATTTACACTTATCTTACAACTGCTTTTACTCTGGCAACTTCCATGGCTTATGACATAATTAATATTCCGTCTGAAAACTTTAATAGTCGTGGCGAAACGCCTATTCAACTTATTGTTGCTCATTGTGTGGGTTTAGATCTGGATAAAACACTTAAAGGTTTTGCCTATAAGGATACTGAGCGAGGTGGTTTAGGAGCTGCTCCTCATTATCTCATCCCTCAAATAACAGCTCAAACTTTTATAGATCACTTCTCCGATCTATTTAATCTAAACATATCTTTAAAATATCCGCATAAAGTTCCAGTTATCCAGTTTGTTAACGAAAATGACCGAGCTTGGCAAGCAGGCGTCAGCTGCTGGAGCGAGTTTAACAAACTCCCCGGCTGTGAAAAGGGATTAAATTCTTGCAGCATTGGTATTGAATTTCACGCTCCCGGCTATGGGGCCCAGGCGGAAGATTGGTTCCATTTTATACCCTTTACTGATGCACAGATGGAAACAGGAGCCAACCTCATGCTCGATATTTGTGAGCGTCATAAAATAGATAAACGCAATGTGTGGGGACATTCTGATATTGCGCCGTGGAGCTCCACTCAAATTAAAACAGATCCAGGTCCCCTTTTTCCATGGCAATGGTTTTATATCAATTATAAATTAGGGGTATGGCCAATCAGCAATCCTACTTCACCAGAAATTGGTGAACAACAATCTTATGTTAAAGAACGCCTCACGGCCCTTGGTTATAAAATGTCAGATGGAAACGAGTGGACAGAGCTCGATCGCCATGTGGTCAATGCATTTCGCATGCATTTTATGCAAGATAGCTATAAAGTGATTTATCCAACGGACGAAAACTTTGGAAAAATTGATGCAATGTTAATTAAATACTTAGGGCAAAATTTCGATAGTTAG
- the ffh gene encoding signal recognition particle protein, which produces MFQSLSKRLTGVLDKLRGRGALTEADVTAALREVRIALLEADVALPVVKQFIEGVREKAIGQDVIQSITPGQMVVKIVSDHLIDMLGAKAEEINLAVSPPAVVLMVGLQGSGKTTSTGKLAKYLKEKLNKKVLMASLDVYRPAAQLQLETLGKQLSVETLPIVAGDLPIKITERALKAAKEQGMDVLLLDTAGRLHIDQELMDEVVAVRNISNPIETFLVADAMTGQDAVTIAREFNEKVGVTGIILTRLDGDARGGAALSMRSVTGCPIKFMGMGEKLDQLEPFHPERIASRILDMGDIVSLVERASELVDQDEAERLAKKIQKGSFDLNDMEKQLESMLKMGGFGGIMTMLPGVGKIKDKMDEMGVDDSIIKRQIAIIRSMTKKERRDHKILNGSRRKRIAAGSGTQVQDVNRLVKQFEQMQGMMKRLGKMGKTGLMRGGLKGLFGR; this is translated from the coding sequence ATGTTTCAATCTCTCTCTAAACGACTGACGGGCGTGCTCGACAAGCTGCGGGGACGCGGCGCCTTGACCGAGGCTGATGTGACGGCCGCTCTGCGAGAAGTGCGAATTGCCTTGCTTGAAGCCGATGTCGCCTTGCCTGTGGTTAAGCAATTTATTGAGGGAGTGCGTGAAAAAGCCATTGGGCAAGATGTGATCCAGAGCATTACGCCCGGTCAGATGGTTGTCAAGATCGTGAGTGACCATTTGATTGACATGTTAGGAGCGAAGGCCGAAGAAATTAATCTTGCTGTTAGTCCGCCGGCTGTTGTGTTGATGGTCGGTTTGCAGGGGTCAGGTAAAACAACATCTACCGGTAAACTTGCCAAGTACCTTAAAGAAAAGTTGAATAAGAAAGTGTTGATGGCCTCTCTGGACGTTTACCGCCCAGCGGCTCAACTTCAGCTTGAAACGCTGGGTAAACAACTGTCCGTGGAAACATTGCCGATTGTCGCCGGTGACCTGCCGATCAAGATTACTGAGCGGGCGTTAAAGGCAGCAAAGGAGCAGGGCATGGATGTGCTTCTCCTCGATACGGCTGGTCGTTTGCACATCGATCAAGAGTTGATGGACGAAGTTGTTGCTGTACGAAACATTTCAAACCCAATTGAAACTTTCCTGGTCGCTGATGCCATGACAGGACAAGATGCCGTTACCATAGCGCGCGAATTTAATGAAAAGGTTGGCGTCACGGGCATTATTCTAACCCGTTTAGATGGGGATGCACGGGGAGGCGCAGCACTCTCCATGCGTTCGGTGACGGGTTGCCCAATCAAGTTTATGGGTATGGGTGAAAAGTTGGATCAGCTTGAGCCCTTCCATCCAGAGCGCATTGCGAGCCGTATCCTCGATATGGGAGATATTGTTAGCTTGGTGGAACGGGCCTCTGAACTTGTGGATCAAGATGAGGCTGAGCGTCTAGCTAAGAAAATTCAAAAAGGATCCTTTGATTTAAATGACATGGAAAAACAGCTGGAAAGCATGTTAAAAATGGGCGGATTTGGCGGTATCATGACCATGCTTCCGGGCGTGGGGAAAATTAAAGATAAGATGGATGAAATGGGTGTGGACGATAGTATTATTAAGCGCCAGATTGCCATCATTCGGTCGATGACTAAAAAAGAACGCCGGGATCACAAAATCTTAAATGGTTCTCGCCGTAAACGTATCGCCGCTGGTTCTGGAACTCAAGTTCAAGACGTTAACCGTCTGGTTAAGCAGTTTGAACAAATGCAGGGCATGATGAAGCGTCTGGGTAAAATGGGCAAAACAGGTTTAATGCGAGGTGGATTAAAGGGCTTGTTTGGTCGTTAA
- the rpsP gene encoding 30S ribosomal protein S16, whose translation MALKIRLARGGAKKRPFYRIVVAEATAPRDGKFVEKIGTYNPLLEQGNAERIVINTERAQHWLFVGAQPTDRVVGFFANAGLVKAVTKTEQVKKSQPKAKAQQRLKEQAEAAEAARQAAAEAAAAE comes from the coding sequence ATGGCTTTAAAAATTCGTTTAGCTCGTGGTGGCGCAAAAAAGCGTCCTTTTTACAGAATCGTTGTTGCTGAAGCAACTGCCCCACGCGATGGTAAGTTTGTTGAAAAAATTGGTACATACAATCCCTTGCTAGAACAAGGCAATGCTGAGCGTATCGTGATCAATACCGAACGTGCACAACACTGGTTGTTCGTTGGGGCCCAACCCACAGATCGTGTTGTTGGTTTCTTTGCAAATGCTGGTTTGGTTAAAGCAGTTACTAAGACAGAACAAGTAAAAAAGAGCCAGCCGAAAGCAAAAGCTCAGCAACGGTTGAAAGAACAAGCTGAAGCTGCGGAAGCTGCTCGTCAAGCAGCCGCGGAAGCTGCTGCAGCTGAATAA
- the rimM gene encoding ribosome maturation factor RimM (Essential for efficient processing of 16S rRNA): MTKNSRITDLSLKNPVCLAEITSPHGIRGAVKVKTFTEYSEDVFDYPTLRDQAGHLYKLNLFAPKHNDLLVVTIDGVSSRDDAESLRGTKLYVDRSELPETDDNEFYYEDLVGLNVIDQSGEDIGTVLAVQNYGAGDFFDIKTPESEIYTLPFTQEAVPQVDIKAKKIIINKEYLLGGK, from the coding sequence ATGACTAAAAACTCTCGAATTACAGATCTATCTTTGAAAAATCCTGTGTGCTTAGCTGAAATTACGTCTCCGCATGGGATTCGTGGCGCTGTTAAAGTTAAAACCTTTACAGAATATTCCGAGGATGTTTTTGATTATCCTACCTTACGGGATCAAGCCGGGCATCTTTATAAACTAAATTTGTTTGCACCAAAGCATAACGATTTGCTGGTTGTTACGATTGATGGTGTTTCGTCACGAGATGATGCCGAATCTTTGCGAGGGACAAAACTATATGTTGATCGTTCTGAATTACCAGAAACGGATGATAACGAATTTTATTATGAAGATTTAGTTGGTTTGAATGTAATAGACCAGTCAGGTGAGGATATAGGGACAGTTTTGGCTGTTCAAAATTATGGGGCGGGGGACTTTTTTGATATTAAGACACCTGAGAGCGAGATTTACACATTGCCCTTTACCCAGGAAGCTGTACCGCAAGTTGATATAAAAGCAAAAAAAATCATAATCAATAAGGAATACCTGCTAGGGGGTAAATAG
- a CDS encoding class I SAM-dependent methyltransferase: MAQINLLNTFCEHHLSPVYEKIKNETWGKDSINLASLLSMQELIKFNDWFNLTSEMSILDACCGVGESTMYFARKTNCKAYGVDISIHAINSANDSTKKSCLNVEFLEGDLKNSLPFSSSYFDAVVCIEAIVYFNYNERLSILKEWNRILKLNAKLIYTDPCIISGIITNNEIMQRASFGEYFFTPLKLQEDLFKSSGFELIKSEDITTNNAEILSNKWWDAREKNKPDLQKLEGIETFNHIQSFIDMCRQLYNKNNNRRKLSQFAYYLVKREELL, translated from the coding sequence ATGGCACAAATAAACCTGCTAAATACATTTTGCGAACATCACCTTAGCCCTGTTTATGAAAAAATTAAAAATGAAACTTGGGGTAAAGATAGTATAAATCTTGCAAGTTTACTTAGCATGCAAGAACTTATCAAGTTTAATGATTGGTTTAATCTAACTTCAGAGATGTCCATTTTAGATGCTTGTTGTGGAGTTGGTGAATCCACAATGTATTTTGCAAGAAAGACTAACTGTAAAGCATATGGCGTAGATATTAGTATTCATGCGATAAATTCAGCAAATGATTCAACCAAAAAAAGTTGCTTAAATGTTGAATTTTTAGAGGGAGATTTGAAAAATAGTCTGCCTTTTTCTAGTTCTTATTTTGATGCAGTTGTTTGTATAGAAGCAATTGTTTATTTTAATTATAATGAGAGGCTTAGTATTCTTAAAGAGTGGAATAGAATATTAAAGCTCAATGCTAAACTAATTTACACAGATCCCTGCATAATATCTGGAATTATTACTAATAATGAGATTATGCAACGTGCTAGCTTTGGTGAATACTTTTTTACTCCTCTTAAACTACAGGAGGACCTTTTCAAAAGTAGTGGCTTTGAATTGATTAAATCAGAAGATATAACAACAAATAATGCAGAAATTCTATCAAATAAATGGTGGGATGCTAGAGAGAAAAACAAACCTGATCTACAAAAATTAGAAGGTATAGAAACTTTTAACCATATTCAATCTTTTATTGACATGTGTCGTCAACTTTACAATAAAAATAATAATCGGAGAAAACTTTCTCAATTTGCCTATTATCTAGTTAAACGGGAAGAGCTGCTTTAA
- a CDS encoding methyltransferase yields MKLPSTLERMMFGFIESQVLFVCNEIGIFDYLEENGPSTIDKISKDLDLPASSLDRLLICATSLNLLEKNKDKYKVATEFLPFLIRKSKYYCGARFSHYWKSTYKVFDHLVAAIQENKPQWGKIEQNREIDDAFNSVYTSSIYSDETATQDFLATMWASGYEDSMDLCKKYSLKGYTKLVDVGGATGSFAIAALQENPHLVAEVMDYPLVEPYAEEAFQAYNVSNRACFHAGDIFKDTLPKADAYSIGYVLSDWPQELCLALIKKVYENLPPNGLIIILEKFFNKDKTGPYLTAMLNLTMLLEMHGTHRTASEYIGWLKDIGFKNYQTIYSSGEKHMIVAQKG; encoded by the coding sequence ATGAAACTCCCTTCTACCCTTGAAAGAATGATGTTTGGTTTTATTGAAAGCCAAGTACTCTTTGTTTGTAATGAAATAGGAATATTTGATTATTTAGAGGAGAATGGCCCTTCGACAATTGACAAAATTAGTAAAGATCTCGACTTGCCAGCATCTTCATTAGATCGTCTGTTAATTTGTGCCACTAGCTTAAACTTATTAGAAAAAAATAAGGATAAATATAAGGTAGCAACTGAGTTCCTGCCATTTTTAATAAGGAAAAGCAAATACTACTGTGGGGCAAGATTTAGTCATTATTGGAAGTCAACTTATAAAGTATTTGACCATTTGGTCGCTGCAATACAAGAAAACAAGCCACAATGGGGGAAAATAGAACAAAATAGAGAAATTGATGACGCTTTTAACTCCGTTTATACATCCTCTATCTACTCCGATGAAACAGCGACGCAAGATTTTTTAGCAACTATGTGGGCCTCCGGTTATGAGGACTCAATGGATTTATGTAAAAAATATTCTTTGAAAGGTTATACTAAATTAGTCGACGTGGGTGGAGCAACAGGCTCTTTCGCAATAGCTGCTCTTCAAGAAAACCCTCATCTAGTCGCTGAGGTCATGGATTACCCTTTGGTTGAGCCCTATGCTGAAGAGGCATTTCAAGCTTACAATGTTTCTAATCGTGCATGCTTTCATGCCGGAGATATATTTAAAGATACTTTACCTAAAGCTGATGCTTACTCAATAGGCTATGTTTTATCTGATTGGCCGCAAGAACTATGCCTGGCCCTTATTAAAAAAGTTTATGAAAATTTGCCTCCTAATGGCTTAATTATTATCTTAGAGAAATTTTTTAATAAAGATAAAACGGGGCCATATCTTACGGCTATGTTAAATCTAACAATGTTGCTTGAAATGCATGGTACCCATAGAACAGCTTCTGAATATATAGGTTGGTTAAAAGATATTGGATTTAAAAATTATCAAACCATATACTCTTCCGGCGAAAAACACATGATAGTGGCCCAGAAAGGGTAA
- a CDS encoding alanine racemase, which yields MNKINHTHNIPSPATPGTGIPTNMGLDHIGIVVPNAQEAASFLMEVFDAEFDWEVKRDPIPTAGERGWSEIFGVHPDAYMPHVIMLKCGDNVLTQYIELFQWSSPDQYQPQGEGGWHKFSDLGNSYISFTVKDMDRVVSHIKSTVIPKWQGTRFIQDPPMHFPLRGEVCTSTFLVSPWGMWIELTSWSQSKEKGKVIKTQQEYEPHPLVGQHINELPTPAFMIDLDVVDHNINLMRSRILGKGMEWRAPAKGHKCPELAKYMIQKGANGVVLLTLAEAEAFAAAGIQDIYLANIVGSKEELERLSLLAKRVKRLRVAVDNEEYLQDLAAVIQQWEITTPIEVLIELNINHNRCGVTIPEAVKLARQAKEIETTTKAIIFAGITGYEGHTPILSPEEKTLETKKAHGILAKAKTLIEQEGIKVKIVSAGGSCNYIDSLEEGVITEIQAGGGAIGDLLYYNKAHLKDHGHKMGALILTQIISVPHDKSRAMGNAGFKAVGWHPFGGLPQPRDRSDLRVIGLSAEHTKFEGVDQEGSAQLPEMVKGDVQVNRGDKIVLIPGYTDAMGFLHREIYGIRNDRVESVWKTVSNVTWSSQ from the coding sequence ATGAATAAAATTAATCATACACATAATATTCCTTCCCCAGCCACTCCAGGAACAGGGATTCCAACTAACATGGGATTAGATCATATTGGCATTGTTGTCCCAAATGCCCAAGAAGCAGCTAGCTTTTTAATGGAAGTATTCGATGCAGAGTTTGATTGGGAGGTTAAGCGAGACCCCATCCCAACTGCCGGGGAGCGGGGTTGGTCAGAAATCTTTGGAGTCCATCCAGATGCTTATATGCCTCATGTTATTATGTTAAAGTGTGGCGATAATGTCTTAACTCAATATATTGAGCTTTTTCAATGGTCTTCCCCTGATCAGTACCAACCTCAAGGAGAGGGAGGATGGCATAAATTCAGTGATCTCGGTAATAGTTATATCTCTTTCACTGTTAAAGATATGGATAGAGTGGTTTCTCATATTAAATCCACTGTTATTCCTAAATGGCAAGGGACGCGCTTTATTCAAGACCCACCAATGCATTTTCCTTTGAGAGGTGAAGTTTGTACGTCCACCTTCCTGGTCTCACCGTGGGGGATGTGGATTGAGTTAACTTCTTGGAGCCAATCTAAAGAAAAAGGAAAGGTTATTAAGACTCAACAAGAGTATGAACCTCACCCCCTTGTTGGCCAGCATATTAATGAACTCCCCACCCCTGCCTTTATGATAGATTTAGATGTTGTTGATCATAACATTAACCTTATGCGCTCACGCATATTAGGTAAAGGCATGGAATGGCGTGCCCCAGCAAAAGGCCATAAATGTCCAGAGCTAGCTAAATACATGATTCAGAAGGGAGCAAATGGCGTAGTATTGCTTACACTTGCTGAAGCCGAGGCATTCGCTGCCGCAGGAATTCAGGATATATACTTAGCTAATATAGTAGGGTCAAAAGAAGAATTAGAAAGATTATCGTTGCTTGCCAAGAGGGTGAAGCGTCTACGCGTAGCAGTCGATAATGAAGAATATTTACAAGATTTAGCAGCCGTCATACAGCAGTGGGAAATCACCACTCCTATTGAGGTGTTGATTGAATTAAATATCAACCATAATAGATGTGGCGTAACGATTCCTGAAGCAGTAAAGCTTGCCCGCCAGGCTAAGGAAATTGAAACAACGACGAAGGCAATTATTTTTGCTGGTATTACTGGTTATGAAGGCCACACGCCCATCCTATCCCCAGAAGAAAAAACTCTGGAAACTAAAAAGGCTCATGGAATCTTAGCAAAAGCTAAAACCCTGATTGAACAAGAAGGTATAAAAGTAAAGATAGTGAGTGCGGGAGGAAGCTGTAATTACATTGATTCTCTGGAAGAGGGAGTAATTACAGAAATTCAGGCAGGCGGAGGTGCGATAGGTGATCTACTTTATTATAATAAAGCGCATCTGAAAGATCATGGCCATAAAATGGGTGCTTTAATTCTTACCCAGATTATTAGCGTTCCCCATGATAAGAGTAGAGCAATGGGTAATGCGGGGTTTAAAGCTGTTGGCTGGCATCCCTTCGGAGGCTTGCCTCAGCCCCGGGATCGTAGTGATCTTCGAGTGATAGGCTTAAGTGCGGAACACACCAAATTTGAAGGTGTGGATCAAGAAGGATCTGCCCAGCTACCTGAAATGGTAAAAGGCGATGTCCAAGTCAACCGTGGCGATAAGATAGTTCTTATACCGGGTTATACCGATGCCATGGGTTTTTTGCACCGAGAGATTTATGGGATACGAAATGATAGGGTAGAATCTGTCTGGAAAACAGTATCAAATGTTACCTGGTCTAGCCAATAA
- a CDS encoding cupin domain-containing protein, whose translation MKHTSNLCNLFIQTSIKLKSCFKSNENIPRYHILKAIPYRRVTSKNTDGKEEIFDLYQLGIFSSASDANLLASAGMGQETLENLELVELQPQAEYRPHYHKNSSAVIYIILGSGTFMLGEKNIEYNANKRIVIPAGVVHGFHTQTRTLFLSIQSPPILNPKSEHIDIYYEKESNYE comes from the coding sequence ATGAAACATACTTCTAATTTATGTAATCTCTTTATACAAACTTCAATTAAGTTAAAAAGTTGCTTTAAAAGCAATGAGAATATTCCCAGATATCATATCCTTAAGGCCATTCCTTATCGGCGAGTAACAAGCAAAAATACGGATGGAAAAGAAGAAATCTTTGACTTATATCAACTGGGTATATTTTCTTCTGCCTCAGACGCTAATTTGCTTGCTTCTGCAGGAATGGGTCAGGAGACCCTAGAAAATCTAGAGCTTGTGGAGCTACAACCCCAAGCAGAATACCGACCTCATTATCATAAGAATAGCAGCGCAGTTATCTATATTATACTTGGTTCAGGTACGTTTATGCTGGGCGAGAAGAATATTGAGTATAATGCTAACAAACGCATTGTTATTCCTGCAGGCGTGGTTCATGGCTTTCATACCCAAACACGCACCCTCTTTTTAAGCATTCAAAGCCCGCCCATTCTTAACCCTAAAAGCGAACACATTGATATCTATTATGAAAAGGAAAGCAACTATGAATAA
- a CDS encoding Glu/Leu/Phe/Val dehydrogenase dimerization domain-containing protein, with the protein MRNPIINKAHKIITWQDKENTGAIGWIVIHNVVNGVAGGGLFMHESACLQEVKDLAYTMSLKNSLQHSIFGGGKGGIKFDPAHPAAISVLKRFLYDNSEIIKNEWCTGGDLNTTTKDITVHLKEVADIKSPFICLANMVEKTEGIKVDIDKFNQCLYFPENDFFTVEQTITGYSLFKTIETGVKVKNTKPKLIIQGLGKVARAFCYWAQSAYDIVGICERDWYIYNPEGIDIDPLLSLDLDTYLLASPQALHFTKRKLGESSEEFLLQFLSQVQGDIFCPCATRYTITEKVLKALISNTLANSSLSSPFIISGANDVFREKNLITEAFKNNVTVLPEWLSNSGSAILFMEALKYQDPLTQWNDFIKQQVADRIVNFLTMANNLTSLHKLNIYDACCYLAYSLVEADEQKLNKVA; encoded by the coding sequence ATGCGGAATCCTATAATCAATAAAGCACATAAAATTATCACCTGGCAAGATAAAGAAAACACAGGGGCTATTGGCTGGATTGTTATCCATAATGTGGTTAACGGGGTTGCAGGAGGCGGTTTGTTTATGCATGAATCTGCCTGTTTGCAAGAGGTCAAAGATCTTGCCTACACGATGAGCTTAAAAAATTCCTTACAGCATTCGATCTTTGGCGGAGGAAAAGGAGGGATAAAATTTGATCCTGCCCATCCTGCGGCTATATCTGTATTAAAACGCTTCTTATATGACAACAGTGAAATCATAAAAAATGAATGGTGCACAGGAGGCGATCTTAATACAACTACCAAAGATATCACCGTCCATTTAAAGGAAGTAGCAGATATAAAATCTCCCTTTATCTGTCTAGCTAACATGGTGGAGAAAACTGAAGGAATTAAGGTCGATATCGATAAATTTAACCAGTGCCTCTACTTTCCTGAGAATGATTTTTTTACTGTAGAGCAAACTATAACAGGCTATAGCCTCTTTAAAACCATAGAAACAGGCGTAAAGGTAAAAAACACTAAACCCAAGCTTATCATTCAAGGGCTCGGTAAAGTAGCTAGAGCTTTCTGCTATTGGGCGCAATCGGCTTATGATATTGTGGGTATTTGTGAACGGGATTGGTATATTTATAATCCTGAAGGCATTGACATAGACCCCTTACTATCTTTAGATCTTGATACTTATTTACTGGCCTCACCGCAGGCTCTTCATTTCACTAAACGTAAGCTAGGAGAATCTTCTGAAGAGTTTCTATTGCAGTTTCTTAGCCAGGTACAAGGAGATATATTTTGTCCTTGTGCTACGCGTTATACCATAACGGAAAAAGTTTTAAAGGCTTTAATTTCAAATACTTTGGCTAATTCTTCCTTAAGTAGTCCTTTTATCATATCAGGCGCCAACGATGTATTTAGGGAAAAAAATCTTATTACTGAAGCTTTTAAAAACAATGTGACTGTCTTGCCCGAATGGCTTTCTAACTCAGGCAGTGCCATTTTATTTATGGAGGCATTAAAATATCAAGATCCTCTTACCCAATGGAATGATTTCATTAAGCAACAAGTTGCTGATAGAATTGTTAATTTTCTAACTATGGCAAATAACCTAACTTCTCTCCATAAACTGAACATCTATGATGCATGCTGTTACCTAGCCTATAGCTTGGTTGAAGCGGATGAGCAGAAATTAAATAAAGTAGCATAA
- a CDS encoding LysR family transcriptional regulator produces MDSNRLRYFLVVAEIENIRKAAEALHITPSALSKALKQLEYETGTTLLVPAGRGISITESGRELARRARPLMEDWEKLRHELREKKNSNALTAKPLRIGSFEIFSTYFLRCLIDSLSKINELILYELTPSEIERSLLEYEIDYGITNLPIPMAGILHQRIGFYELRIYGREDVFGKVPFSALPFAAPITPILNSPSDIKTLDGWPDDQADRCIKYKVDMLESALELCRQGKAVAYLPSFMVKLHNNTVKPSYNLQALPFPKEMLPKRQAIYLTKRKSDPSDKTSAGIAQAIASLF; encoded by the coding sequence ATGGACAGCAATAGACTGCGATACTTTCTTGTCGTTGCAGAGATAGAAAATATTAGGAAGGCGGCAGAAGCGCTGCATATCACTCCTAGCGCGCTTTCTAAAGCACTCAAGCAACTAGAGTATGAAACAGGAACTACCTTACTGGTTCCTGCTGGACGAGGGATTTCTATCACTGAAAGCGGTCGAGAACTAGCTAGGCGAGCCCGTCCTCTTATGGAAGATTGGGAGAAGCTAAGACATGAGCTTAGGGAAAAAAAGAATAGTAATGCCCTAACCGCTAAACCTCTTCGCATCGGTTCTTTCGAAATATTTTCTACTTATTTTTTGCGATGCTTAATAGATTCTTTATCAAAAATAAATGAACTTATACTTTACGAACTGACTCCTAGCGAAATAGAAAGAAGCCTTTTAGAGTATGAAATTGATTATGGGATTACGAATCTCCCTATTCCTATGGCAGGTATTTTACATCAGCGAATAGGTTTTTACGAACTAAGGATCTATGGACGCGAAGATGTATTTGGTAAAGTCCCTTTTTCAGCTCTTCCCTTTGCAGCACCAATTACTCCTATTTTAAACTCTCCAAGTGATATAAAAACATTGGATGGCTGGCCGGATGATCAGGCAGACCGCTGCATAAAATATAAGGTAGACATGTTGGAGTCTGCGCTTGAGCTATGTCGACAAGGGAAGGCCGTAGCCTATTTACCATCTTTTATGGTTAAACTGCATAATAATACGGTAAAACCTTCCTATAATCTTCAAGCACTACCTTTCCCGAAAGAGATGCTACCTAAAAGACAAGCTATATACCTTACTAAAAGAAAATCTGATCCTTCTGATAAAACCTCTGCAGGAATCGCGCAGGCAATAGCCTCTTTATTTTAA